DNA from Vitis vinifera cultivar Pinot Noir 40024 chromosome 19, ASM3070453v1:
AGAAACCAAACTACAAAAGCCCTTGTCCTGATAAGACCATTATCAAACCTGACACCAGCGGCAGTTCCCCTACCTAGAAAACTACCAGAAAACCCAGCATTCTACACGCCGCAGTGCCCATATTGTACCTAGTAAAGTTGCAAACTCAAAAACAATCCCAACAGGAACTAAACAAGCATGGAAAGTAAGAGGCCAATGCGAAGGAATAGTGTCTTATCGAAACTCAGAAAAAACATCGCTGACAGAAGATGAGTTATCACAAACAAAACTGGTAAAAATGACGGGACCACTGGGAAGATGGACGACCACCGAAGTTGCAGTAGTGTAGAATGCAAGAGCCGTTAGAGAAAGTGAATGGTAAGGCAACAAGAAAGCGATGATTGGAGATTGCAGGATGTAGAGTGCAAAGGGGATAATGCTGAGAAAAAACCTTAAGAGCAAGAAACGTCCAAGTGAAATCCCAAAAGGCTTGAGGGTTCCCTATTCATGAGGGACCAAAACCCTAGGGATCCCAAAAGACAGCTGTCAAAAAACACACCCCGAAGCTACACGCTGCCTGACAAAACGCCTCAGTGGAAGTATCCCTCCTATAAGCAATTAACACGTGTCTCACTTACACTAGGGGGACTCCAAGGGACAATTTCAGCTCATTTGCCCTTACCCGCACATAAGTGCACATGTTGAAAGAGGGCCTTGTGGGGGCCTTATGCCACGTGTCCACCCACGAATACTTCCACGAGCCCGTCCATGTGGCATCGTCCTAGCTAGGCCACGTGTCATTTCTTTCATCACTGCTCGGACAACCTTCAAGGCATCTGAAGACATCCTGTCCGGGCCATTTGTGCTGCTGAGCTGCCCGCATCTCCCTGATAGCCTCAAATCTTCTCTGATATGTGAGGCCTTGGTTGACTGACACTATATCAACTTATGGGATTTTTCTCGTCCTCACATCTACTTCAATAGACAAACACGTCAAGCCTCAGGCCATCAAAAAGACTGAAAGGATGGCAAGCTGTGTCATGACACACCGTCTGACACAACCCCCAGTCGCCTTGTAAAGGTGATGATTGCCCTGTCACTAATGTGCCATCATCACCATAGGAGCCAACTCAGCACTACTGAGCCCTTCTCCTCATTTAAACACTATAAAAACCCTATTATACTATAGCAGAAGAGACGATATTGTgagctctctttctctctctctcttggagTTTCCATCCATTCCCAAAGTCTGACTCAGGCTTTGGAGGGTGTGCTCGGACAACCCGTCCAAGCATCTTTGTGCAGGGAAGCAGAAAGCCTAGATTCGAGCACCGGAACAAGAACTTTCACTATCACATCTAGGCGAGGAATCCGTCCTCAGTTGACCAGGTATCAACACCTAGGATAGTTTacatgcaccctatgagatccaTGGACAAGGAATGGAGATATCCAAGGTTCCCAACATGTATAATATATGTAACCTATGTTTAATGAGGGCAACTTGCCTTGGTGGTGAGAAATGTGTTGTATAGGCCTAAGATTATAGGTTCAAGCTCTAAtcccataaaaattttgaattgtgtAAAGGACTAAAAGTAACATAGACCCTACATTTTGTCCTCATAGCACATGTTATTCATTTTACTTACTATTCCTTGCCTTATGCTTTCATGTTGGACACATATAGGATCCCCTTCTACTCAATCATTCATTGTGCTCTATGATGGCCTGCCTGTTACTTAGCTTTGACATTAACTCTTAAACCATTTTTGGAAACATCTTAGAGGGAGTTTTTGGATCCACATGTGACTTTAgcaacactttaaaaaaatattatgatgaAAGAAGACATTTCTTTTTGCTTGAGAAATATGAAGACATAAAAAcatggtaaaaaaaattagggggagtaatagtagtagtagtagtataTATGTATAGGGAGAGATTTTTTTTCCGATACAACCCCAGTTGTTGATAGTCCCTCCCGGCCTCACCATGAGATTTTTTCCAATACAACCCAATTTGATAGTCCCTTCCGGCCTCCCCATCCATTTGGCTCTTTTGTTGGCAAGTATCTACTAAAGATTGCGGCCTTCTGCGGCTTCCTTCTCACTAATGCGCATAACGACAAACAAGTGACTTATCATCAACCTCCATTGGCTACTATTGCTTCTCTAACTTGGGGTGATTTTTACCACCACGTGTAATCAACCGAGCCTTTTACAATAAATTTATAAAGGCCATCACAAACCGCTTAGAATCACAAAATTGCCATTTCAAGCATTACGAGCTATTAACATTCAAAAACTCATCTCTTAGACACggatcaaaataattataaaaatttgattttttaagatatttaaaaatatattaaactactatttttattaaattatttgtttttaaataatttattttagttatataaaataaaaacaaatgtaataaatattttatatttaattaataatataaatacaaaaatgattaaaaataaagtattatttataaaaattattttttaaaatatattctaaattttcaagtagatttttattttgaaaagcaatCGTAAACCTGATTTTGAGAACTATCTCAAACAGGTTTAGCCTTTTTATCAAAGTACGCACACACCGAAAAGACAAAACCAGAGGAAAATTCTTCCAAAGCACCTAATGGTTTGAGGGATAGATGGGATATTGTGGTGAGAAGTGGAACGAgtcctatatatataaatgtgtGGACGCTATGCATTTATTGTCTCCAAAAGGCAAAAGGTAGGCCACCATCTTGGATAGGGTTTTGGGCAGAAGAGAGGTGAATCATTCACCAACCAATCATGTCTGCATTTCATCTCTTCAAGCTCTCACTGCTCTTGAGTCTGCTTCCAAATTCCATCATACCCAATTCTCAAAAGAGCACGGGGTTGTTTCCACCAACGTGTAGCCGCATCGAGTGCCCCACCTACGACCTAATTCAGGCTGGAAATGGCTATGAAATTCGGCGCTATAATTCAACTGTCTGGATATCAACCTCTCCCATTCAAGATATCTCCCTTGTTGATGCCACTAGAGATAGCTTCTTACAGTAAGATAGATATACGCTTCTTACTCCTGGCCCTTTATTACTACATGCGTTTGCTTGTTCTTCTGAATCGGAGTAATATagggtttattattattatttgaaaaatgttgaGGCTGTTTCATTGTAGATGTTATGTGAACTTTCCTATTCAATATTCATTTCCTTTTCCACTGTTGTTTTGTTTACTCTAACAGGCTATTTGACTACATCCAAGGGAAGAACGAGTACCAAGAACATATAGAAATGACAGCTCCAGTCATCACCCAAGTCTCACCAAGTGATGGACCCTTCTGTGAATCTTCGTTTGTTGTCAGCTTCTACGTCCCTAAGAAAAATCAAGCAAACCCACCTCCGGCAAAAGGCCTCCATGTCCAAAAATGGGGGCCTGCATACGCAGCAGTGAGACAATTCAGTGGTTTCGTGTCTGACTCCGAGGTTGGAGAGGAAGCCGCGGCCCTGGAAGCCAGTCTTGCAGGCTCTATCTGGTCTGCAGCCATTGAGAAAAGCAGGCCAGATGACCCGACCTCCACATATACGGTTGCACAATACAATTCTCCATTTGAATACGAGGAGAGAGTGAACGAGATATGGATGATGTTTGATATGGAAGATGAGGTGGGTGCCCTCTGAGAAGAAGATAATAGTAGGTGCGCTGAATCACAATATCCGTGCTCTTGTAATAAGAAATTTTAGTCGTATGTCGAAGTCCGGTTGTGTTATTTAAAAGCATAGTTGTCATGTGCCCAAGATCCATTCTGGGTGCTGTATTGTCATCCATGAAAATGAACCCTTCATAAAATATTGGATATTTGGGCCATCACCAGGCACTGGTTGGTGACTGCAATAAGATATCGATTTTAGACCCAAATGAATGAAGCATGGGAAAGGGTTGCACACGAAACAACTGGAGACAGATACTATATTTTATGAACCATACAGCTTAGCTCTCAGCAAAGCCTACATCCTACTGctgcaaatatttttttcttcactcaTATATTCTCTTTATCCGTATGGTTCTCCGGATGCCTCAGTCTTATAGGTATCTCAGACTTCAACTCTTTGAATTGCCTTTTCAGTTAGTGTATAGGATGCTATACATTCTAATgctcttttttggttttttcctGGCCAACGAACGATTGTAATCTCCAAAAAATAACATCACTACCTTAAAGTTTTAACCCAAATCAAGTACAAACAAATTAATACCTGCTACTTCCCAGCTTGCATTGTTTACTTTTGGCTACAAAAACCGTAAGTTAGTGATTACTCAGTaagttaaataagaaaaaacctATCTTAAGATGAACGATGATAACAGGTGGTGAATCCATTTCCATGAATTAATGCAACAAGTTTCAACAGGCCTTATTTCCCCAGATAGGGAAAACGCATGCTACAACATCATCAGCTTCAAACAGTAACAACTACAGAGATATCAATGTTAGTGTTCAATCTTCATGACAGACCAAAGCAGCAGAGAATTCCCACCAGAACAAACATCATATAATGGCTGGGAAATATTTCCTTTACAGCAAGCTATGGGCTACTATTACTTCCAACATAAAATCCGCTTATTTTAGTAAGCTAAgctattgaaatttgaaacatgGATTTTCCGTCAGGAAATACCTTCCATAGATAtaaatggactccaggaagaTCTGCCACTTTACAGTTGTTACAGTAATTTCAAAAGAGAATTAAGAATATCCTTTTCTTTGGGTGTTAATATAAGATGCACATGCCCCATTCAACTTAGCattgaaagggaaaaaattgaGGCATGGCTTGTACCTACTAAGTTATCTACTTAGTTTGACTACCCATCAATTAGAGTTTACAACAACCAGATGTTCTAACAAAAGTATCTTTTGGGTTACTCCCATATTTTACAGACATGCCACAGTTGCAATCAGAAGGGAATTCGGTTGAAACACTGACCTGTTTCAAATTCTCTCCTTTCCATGCTTTATCAGGTTGGGTTGGCAAATATGAGTCCAAAACATACCCCTTCTTCTCCTGCACATACCTTGTCTCCAGCTTACCATTTGACAACATTCTACAGGAGACAGCATTGCCTGAGGCGTATTCTGGCATATATGAGGTATTGAAGATTGAGGAGATAGGATCTACATTGCATGTTTCAGCATAATCTACAGTACTGAAAGAATCTCTAGTACTCTCAGTGGTAAAAGATGCCTCATCAGAGCTTGTAAAAAGGGACCAATCACTTGATGGAGCATCTGAGAACTCCTGGCTGATTGGCTCGACATAAGTCCTGCTCCCATTCCGGCCATTCCTAAGAATTCCATTAGAGGTGGCGCTGCTAAAGCCTGGTGAAACCTCTCGTTTGGGGTTTGATGGCTCTAGGCCAACAAAGTCACCTCTGGGTTTGCTCCTTGAGGATTTATGTGTCTTGGAAGAGCAGTGCTTTGCAGAGGCTGGAGCTTGCTGCTGGATAGCTTTAACAGGAAAAGCTCTTGGAGGCCGGGGCCAAGACCTACAAGAGATTTGTAACACTTCAAAGCCTGGGGGGTGTTAAGCATGAATACAGGGAAAACGAAAATTTGAAGTGACAAACTAGACGTGAAGTGTCCTTAGCAATGTGATATAAGACATGGGTATCCACAATCAACAATGTAACattaggaaaattaaaaagaaaaagaaaaagaaaaagaaacaaataacaTCTTAACTCTAAAAGAAGTCCATGTTCCCAAAACAGAACCTGCCTTTGCATCACATACAGAAAAAAAAGTGCTTTTAGGTAGGAGTGAGACCTAATTTATATGGTTTGAAATCTCACTCCATCACTATGGGTATATGTGTCTATTCAGTTCTCACTATTCCTAAGACAGAATCCCACATCATTATATTTCGGGAATGTTTAGTCTTCAAAATTACATAGACAAATTTAGTTGAAACTAGAGCAGCATCAATAAGTGTGACTATTTTAACACAACTCGGTAACATATCATGAATTTTAGCATGTTTGGGTTAGGCATAATCATGTTCGTATTATAGTCGTATCAACCTATAAAAGTCATTTAACAAATAGGTCGTACTCAGGTTTGACTGTTCAACCTGTCAATCCCATTTACTTAATCATGTTAAAACAACCTGTTTATAACCcaattcatttatgacccatttAACCCATATAAATTTACGAgtttttacatttaaaaattaaatttaaaatttaaaaacagctaaaaatattttaaaaataatattctataaattttaaatcttaaagATTTAGATGAGTAGAGATTGTATGAACATGTTTAATAGGTTAAAATCGAGTTAATAAATTACAATATCAATTCATATATAATTCAACCTaacctatttattaaatgagtaATGTTGTGTTATTCTTATAATAAATGGACCATATTCATATGAGATCATTCTGAcacaattattaaataggttgtATTCGAGATCAGTAAATTTTCAGTGTTTCATACCTCAACATGACACAAACCCAACACAACACTACTCATTGTCATCCATAAATATCAATGACAATTGgaaaacaagagaagaaatgcaacaaaataactaaatttttacctcatataaaataagatatagGCTCCTTCTGACATCACCTGATTCGTTGACACTGGCTGAACCTATTAATGACACAGGATAGAATTTTAGAATCCCTATCatcaaatgaagaaattaaaattttaaaaggaaatgaaaaattaaaatgtcaAAAATGGAATTCAACTTGTTGGATGTTAAAATCTACATCCCATTGCAAGAAACCACATCAATAAGTATAGAGTTGAAAGGAATAAACCAGAAGACCCAACACCATATCCACCCCAAGTGAATAAATCAATTTTACATTAATGTTATATATCCATAAGCAAAATCATTCACACAATTACCATGTCACTGACAATTAATTAGCATAGATGGTAATGACTTGAGAAAATTGAGGCAAGAACAATCTATATTAGCTTAGTGCAGCCTTAGCTCATCCTCTGGGCTAGCTTTGCTAAGTTTACACAGAACAATTAGAAATGATAATTCCTCTGAGCATCCTACTAGTCAGggtgatgaaaattatttgatggACCTATAAGAGAAGTTGAATTTTGGGggaaaaaaatagtactaaaatGATAAAcgattcattttcttttaatgaattttatggtttttcctattattttatcCTTATGTGACTCTATTAGCATTTCGATGAattttgagttttaattttattttattttttaaaatgaataagttTGGGCTTATGCTTCATTCTACCTCGAGGCCTCCACCTTACCTCATTTAGACAAAAAACCTCAAGGCTGCTTTTAGCCTTTCAACATATTAGGTGTTGTCCTAGTGAAGGTTGACTTATGATAAAGTTGTaaggtttgtatttctttaatagACTCTAAAATATTATGGCCAAAAAACACAATTCGTGTGTGTAGATGAGCAAGAGAGAGAATAACGTTTATCTCAACTCTTAATAGAAAAGCCTAACCCAAAAGAAGAATTAGATATCCCATCATgtcaaaattaaatagaaactagtctatccaaaaaaaaaaaaattaaatacaaactAAGCATGTGAGGATAGCAGATATGCTTTAACAATTTTGAACAAAAAGCCAACAGACACAAAAGAACCAAAGATATACTAACCAAATTCATTAACAGctagaatttattaataagttccGTCCATTGTAAACAAATAAGGAAAAGCGGGAAAACAGCAAGCATTTAGAACTTGGCTTCAGCATACACTATCAATCTAGAATCCATAAATCAGACGTAATTCACAAATTCCTCTAATCCATCGCTGAAACTATTATGAGGAAAAAGATTTACCTCAGCATCATCTACCCTGAACCAATTGCCTTGCAAATCTTTCACATACGCCACGTAATGTCCAGAAAAGGATGCATTCAGTGTATCCATATGCACAACAACAGCATACAGCATGTAAAGTGGAGGAACATCATATGTCCCAGTCATGAATGGGATCATATCTAGCATGTCAGGGAAAGTAATACACTTGTTTATCTTTCCATATCTTCCCTCCTGAACAAGAAATAACTCAATTAAGAAGTCcgataattacaaaaattaaaggcAGTAGATGCAGACAACAATATTTATCAGGAAACTTCTCAACCACAGAATTATCTTGAGCAgcgaaaaaacaattttaaggcATGATAGGACTAGGGTACTGTATCTTGATATGGGCTTGCCTTAAGCTGAGTTGTTCTAAGTCTACTTCGGTTTGGAAGTTACAAGAAATTCCCCATAATGAATTACTCATATAGTATGAAAGTAACTTGCAAACCAACAAACAAAGATTCAAACCTGATTTTCTGTATTTCAACCAAGATACCAAACCTTGAAGTTTCTCAAACCTCAATGACCGTCAAAGGACCCTAAAAAATGTATAACAGGACTCACTCTCTGGCAGCCTGGGTAATTTAGTAATACCTGAAATCTCTTCAAGACAATTGTCAGGATGTTGGGAGCTTCATGTATGCTCAGCTGCTTTCTTGCTCGAACATATGTAGTACACCTTTtatcaaaatgaatgaaaatctAGTAAGTAAATTGAGGTTACACTTCAAACTTGCAGAATCTCTAAGATATGGGATGGGACCATAAATGCTAATATAAGGCCATCAAACCTTCTACATCGATACATATTTTCTCCATCCAAATCCTCAGGAGTCGTAAATTGAGTGAGTGCATCTTCCAATGACTCAACCCACCCAAATATCTCCAATGTAAGATCCATTATGTTTTCATATCTTTCTGACTCGAGATGACATCGCAGGCACTTGACCTGGTTACACTGAAATTGattagttttttataataatggtaataataataatagtaataatggcAGCACCATCATGCCATGAGATATTTCACAACTCAAGAGACCTTAAAG
Protein-coding regions in this window:
- the LOC100246364 gene encoding uncharacterized protein LOC100246364; translation: MSAFHLFKLSLLLSLLPNSIIPNSQKSTGLFPPTCSRIECPTYDLIQAGNGYEIRRYNSTVWISTSPIQDISLVDATRDSFLQLFDYIQGKNEYQEHIEMTAPVITQVSPSDGPFCESSFVVSFYVPKKNQANPPPAKGLHVQKWGPAYAAVRQFSGFVSDSEVGEEAAALEASLAGSIWSAAIEKSRPDDPTSTYTVAQYNSPFEYEERVNEIWMMFDMEDEVGAL